The following proteins are encoded in a genomic region of Arachis stenosperma cultivar V10309 chromosome 4, arast.V10309.gnm1.PFL2, whole genome shotgun sequence:
- the LOC130973512 gene encoding chorismate mutase 1, chloroplastic-like, translating to MEAKILRAFISQPTLPFVSDSSSSASLVPSCKLSFPSNQTSSCFSKKHGGLSFKAFASSSGFDGSEKLNLDNIRHSLIRQEDSIIFSLLERAQYLFNADTYGPDPFSVDGFHGSLVEHMLRETEKLHAKAGRYNSPDEHPFFPDDLPESILPPMQYPQVLHPIAISININEKVWDMYFRDLIPRLVKEGNDGNYGSTSVCDTLCLQALSKRIHYGKFVAEAKFQASPDAYKDAIKAQDKDRLMEMLTYTEVEEVIKRRVEMKAKTYGQEVAMPINDAKEHQVEAVYKIVPSLVAELYGDWIMPLTKEVQVAYLLRRLD from the exons ATGGAGGCCAAGATTTTAAGAGCTTTTATCTCACAACCTACTCTTCCTTTTGTCtctgattcttcttcttcagcatCTCTTGTTCCTTCTTGCAAGTTATCATTTCCCTCTAACCAAACCTCATCATGTTTTTCCAAAAAGCATGGTGGCCTTTCCTTCAAGGCATTTGCCTCATCAAGTGG ATTTGATGGGAGTGAAAAACTGAACCTAGATAACATAAGACACTCTTTGATTCGTCAAGAGGATAGCATAATCTTTAGCCTTTTGGAGAGAGCACAATACTTGTTCAATGCAGATACATATGGCCCTGATCCCTTCTCAGTGGATGGATTTCATGGCTCATTGGTGGAACACATGCTCAGGGAAACTGAGAAGCTTCATGCTAAG GCAGGGAGATACAATAGTCCTGATGAACATCCTTTCTTTCCTGATGAtcttcctgaatcaattttaccacCTATGCAATACCCTCAG GTACTGCATCCCATTGCCATTTCAATTAACATAAATGAAAAAGTGTGGGACATGTACTTCAGAGATCTTATCCCAAGATTAGTTAAAGAAGGAAATGATGGCAATTATGGATCCACTTCTGTTTGTGATACACTTTGCTTGCAG GCTCTCTCCAAGAGAATCCATTATGGGAAGTTTGTAGCAGAGGCAAAGTTTCAAGCTTCTCCTGATGCATATAAAGATGCCATTAAAGCACAG GACAAGGATAGGTTAATGGAAATGCTGACATACACTGAAGTTGAAGAAGTAATTAAAAGGAGAGTAGAGATGAAAGCCAAAACTTATGGGCAAGAGGTGGCTATGCCTATAAATGATGCAAAGGAGCATCAAGTTGAGGCAGTATACAAAATAGTTCCAAGCTTAGTTGCTGAGTTATATGGTGATTGGATCATGCCATTGACAAAAGAAGTTCAAGTTGCATATCTATTGAGGAGGCTGGATTGA
- the LOC130976970 gene encoding pentatricopeptide repeat-containing protein At3g29230-like, with translation MQLPAAAARAPTWFSTRRLLDEKLSDLHRCSNLNIVKQIQAQVLKNDLHQDPYVAPKLVAAFSLSRHLPSAVNAFNLVTNPNAHLYNTLIRAQAQNKAHPSIAFETFFQMQRNGVFSDSFTYTCLLKSFDGYSCFRMVQMIHAHVVKFGFYGSDIFVPNSLIDSYCKCGGAGVNAAIWLFLEMEERDVVTWNSLIGGLVRGGEFEKACKVFDEMSERDVVSWNIMLDGYAKAGEMGKAFEMFEGMPERNVVSWASMVWGYCRAGDMNMARMLFDKCPGKNLVIWTTMISGYAEKGLVNEATKLYDKMEGVGMRIDDGFLISILAACAESGMAALGKRIHASVERRRFRCSTKVLNAFIDMYAKCGCVDVALGVFSRIEKKDLVSWNSMIQGLGIHGRGEKALELFTRMVHEGFEPDKYTFIGLLCACTHAGLVNEGRNFFYSMEKVHGIVPQVEHYGCMIDLLGRGGHLEEAFQLVRSMPMEPNEIVLGTLLGACRMHNDVDLAKAVCEHLFELAPLDPGNFNLLSNIYAQAGDWVNVASVRWQMKNTGSQKPSGASSIEVEEEVHEFTAFDQSHPKSDDIYRMIDRLIKDIRQVGYVPKAYVSRSDAYSFNF, from the coding sequence ATGCAATTGCCTGCTGCGGCGGCGCGTGCGCCCACATGGTTTTCCACGCGCCGCCTTCTCGATGAAAAGCTCTCTGACCTTCACCGCTGCTCAAACCTCAACATCGTGAAGCAAATCCAAGCTCAAGTCCTCAAGAACGACCTCCACCAAGACCCTTACGTCGCACCGAAACTCGTTGCCGCGTTCTCCCTCTCCCGCCACCTCCCCTCCGCCGTCAACGCATTCAACCTCGTAACCAACCCCAACGCCCACCTCTACAACACTCTCATCAGAGCTCAGGCCCAAAACAAGGCTCACCCGTCCATCGCATTTGAAACCTTCTTCCAGATGCAGAGGAACGGTGTTTTTTCAGATAGCTTCACCTACACGTGTCTGTTGAAATCTTTTGACGGTTATAGCTGTTTTCGGATGGTGCAGATGATCCACGCACATGTGGTGAAGTTTGGGTTTTACGGGAGTGATATATTTGTGCCGAACTCATTGATAGATTCGTATTGTAAATGTGGGGGTGCTGGAGTGAATGCGGCAATTTGGTTGTTTTTGGAGATGGAGGAACGGGATGTGGTGACTTGGAACTCTCTGATTGGTGGGTTGGTGAGAGGTGGTGAGTTTGAGAAAGCCTGCaaggtgtttgatgaaatgtctgaGAGGGATGTGGTTAGTTGGAACATCATGTTGGATGGGTATGCTAAGGCTGGGGAGATGGGGAAGGCGTTTGAGATGTTTGAGGGAATGCCCGAGAGGAATGTTGTGTCATGGGCGTCGATGGTTTGGGGTTATTGTAGAGCCGGGGATATGAATATGGCGAGGATGTTGTTCGATAAGTGTCCTGGGAAGAACTTGGTGATTTGGACCACTATGATATCTGGGTATGCTGAGAAGGGGCTTGTTAATGAGGCAACAAAGTTGTATGATAAGATGGAGGGAGTTGGGATGAGGATTGATGATGGGTTTCTGATAAGTATTTTGGCTGCATGTGCCGAGTCTGGAATGGCTGCATTGGGGAAAAGAATTCACGCTTCTGTTGAGAGGCGGAGGTTTAGGTGTAGCACTAAGGTGTTGAACGCATTCATCGATATGTATGCGAAGTGTGGTTGTGTGGATGTTGCCCTTGGTGTCTTTAGTAGGATTGAAAAGAAAGATTTGGTGTCTTGGAATTCCATGATTCAAGGGTTAGGCATACATGGACGTGGTGAGAAAGCACTTGAGCTTTTCACGAGGATGGTACATGAGGGTTTTGAACCGGACAAATATACGTTCATTGGTCTTTTATGTGCTTGCACCCATGCAGGCCTTGTCAATGAAGGGCGTAATTTCTTCTATTCAATGGAGAAAGTGCATGGGATTGTTCCTCAAGTTGAGCACTATGGTTGTATGATTGATCTTCTTGGTCGAGGCGGACACCTGGAGGAAGCTTTTCAGCTTGTGCGCAGCATGCCTATGGAGCCAAATGAAATAGTCTTGGGAACTCTTTTGGGGGCTTGTCGAATGCATAATGATGTAGATCTTGCAAAAGCTGTGTGCGAACACTTGTTTGAGTTGGCACCACTGGATCCTGGAAATTTCAACCTTTTGTCAAACATTTATGCTCAAGCAGGGGATTGGGTGAATGTTGCTAGTGTAAGGTGGCAAATGAAGAACACAGGAAGCCAAAAGCCTTCTGGAGCTAGTTCCATTGAGGTAGAAGAGGAAGTGCATGAATTTACAGCATTTGATCAGTCACACCCTAAATCAGATGATATATATAGAATGATTGACAGATTGATAAAGGACATTAGGCAGGTTGGATATGTTCCAAAGGCTTACGTCAGCCGAAGTGATGCTTatagttttaacttttaa
- the LOC130975834 gene encoding uncharacterized protein LOC130975834: MPNAISDLMRKRETERMHFVRQSVLWMLQSMARFYEEVCYSTVDNFPANSIRDYLLPAIQNLLKGVEALDPVHKEALEIIMKERSGRTFYSINKVMAGAHLAFPASVNNIFGEGGLLGKKDTTTDRSSEAASSPNTGAPSPAEDTRFRRIMLGNFGDMLRGKGKAQEDGQKQ, from the exons ATGCCAAATGCAATAAGTGATTTGATGCGTAAACGAGAGACAGAGAGAATGCATTTTGTGAGGCAATCCGTGCTCTGGATGCTACAG TCCA TGGCTAGGTTTTATGAAGAAGTGTGCTATTCAACTGTTGATA ATTTCCCTGCAAATAGCATCCGGGACTACCTTTTGCCTGCTATACAGAACCTCTTGAAAGGCGTGGAGGCACTGGATCCAGTCCACAAAGAAGCTCTTGAAATTATTATGAAGGAAAGATCAGGGAGAACCTTTTATTCCATCAATAAGGTGATGGCCGGCGCTCATCTTGCATTTCCGGCATCAGTCAACAACATCTTCGGTGAGGGTGGGTTGCTTGGAAAGAAAGATACCACTACTGATCGGTCATCAGAGGCTGCTTCGTCGCCAAATACTGGTGCACCTTCACCAGCAGAGGACACTAGATTCAGGCGCATCATGCTCGGAAACTTCGGTGACATGCTTCGTGGCAAGGGAAAAGCCCAAGAGGATGGTCAAAAACAATAA
- the LOC130975069 gene encoding uncharacterized protein LOC130975069, whose amino-acid sequence MEASLLANNSFTKSTEQLIPTIRAGSLAFSKQSSQQLRCKKVRVPYHISCCHSSSSPLDDDKPILSGDWRAFRAKLVVGGVQLLRTDEASSMADPDTVVDQPPLITIGDKWAHKIHEPEKGCILIATEKLDGVHIFERTVILLLSTGPLGPSGIILNRPSLMSIKETRSTALDVEGTFSNSPLFFGGPLEEGLFLVSPKEGSGDESDDGVGKSGVFEEVMKGLYYGGKESVGCAAEMVKRNVVGLGDFRFFDGYCGWDKEQLKDEIRAGYWTVAACSPSVVGLASVGSIGLWNEVLGLMGKRKVK is encoded by the exons ATGGAAGCTAGTTTGCTCGCCAACAATTCCTTCACCAAATCCACCGAACAACTGATTCCCACAATCAGAGCCGGATCTTTAGCATTCTCCAAGCAATCTTCTCAACAACTCCGGTGCAAAAAAGTTAGAGTTCCTTATCATATATCAT GCTGccactcatcatcatcaccattaGATGATGACAAACCTATACTGAGTGGTGACTGGAGGGCCTTCAGGGCAAAGCTTGTGGTTGGAGGAGTGCAATTGCTAAGGACTGATGAAGCCTCTTCAATGGCTGATCCAGACACTGTTGTGGATCAGCCTCCACTAATAACCATTGGTGATAAATGGGCCCACAAAATCCATGAGCCTGAAAAGGGTTGCATACTCATTGCCACTGAAAAGCTTGATGGGGTCCACATATTTGAACGGACGGTGATCCTTCTTTTGTCAACTGGGCCATTAGGCCCATCAGGGATCATACTCAACAGACCATCATTGATGTCCATCAAGGAGACAAGATCAACAGCTCTGGATGTAGAGGGCACATTTTCTAATAGTCCATTGTTTTTTGGAGGGCCCTTGGAGGAGGGATTGTTTTTGGTGAGTCCAAAAGAGGGTAGTGGTGATGAAAGTGATGATGGGGTGGGAAAGAGTGGGGTGTTTGAGGAAGTGATGAAGGGTTTGTATTATGGTGGGAAAGAGAGTGTGGGTTGTGCTGCTGAAATGGTGAAGAGGAATGTTGTTGGGCTTGGAGATTTTAGGTTCTTTGATGGGTATTGTGGTTGGGATAAAGAGCAATTGAAGGATGAGATTAGGGCTGGGTATTGGACTGTGGCTGCATGTAGCCCAAGTGTGGTTGGGTTGGCGAGTGTTGGAAGTATTGGGCTTTGGAATGAGGTCCTTGGACTTATGGGTAAAAGGAAGGTTAAGTGA
- the LOC130975067 gene encoding probable mitochondrial saccharopine dehydrogenase-like oxidoreductase At5g39410: MEAMNKPRYDAVILGASGFTGKYVVREALKFLNVPSSPLKSIALAGRNPSKLSQALQWAIGPNKGPPPDIPILTADTSDPSSLAAICSQTSILLNCVGPFRLHGDPVVAACAAAGCDYLDISGEPEFMERMEAKYHDRAAESGALVVSACGFDSVPAELGLMFNSRQWVAPAVVNSVEAYVSLESEKRIVGNFATYESAVLGVANAKQLQQLRRSRPRRARPAIAGPPPSKGSTIEHQKKVGLWAVKLPSADAIVVRRTLSTLTENPGGLRGVNESADAVTKREAFWSSVKPAHFGVKIGSKSLLGILRIIMVGIFIGLLGNTGFGRWLLLTFPSVFSLGWFRKKGPSEEEVESASFKMWFVGKGFSNESNASQGNTKPDMEVITRVSGPEIGYVTTPIILVQCALIVLSQRNNLSKGGVYPPGIVFGPTDLQEKLEKNGMSFDVISKSSMSS, from the exons ATGGAAGCAATGAATAAACCTCGATACGACGCCGTAATCCTAGGCGCCTCAGGATTTACAGGCAAATACGTAGTCCGTGAAGCCCTCAAGTTCCTCAACGTCCCATCCTCCCCACTCAAATCCATCGCACTTGCGGGACGAAACCCATCTAAACTCTCCCAGGCCCTCCAATGGGCCATCGGGCCCAACAAAGGCCCACCTCCCGATATCCCCATCCTAACCGCCGACACCTCCGACCCCTCCTCCCTCGCCGCAATCTGCTCCCAAACCTCCATCCTCCTCAACTGCGTCGGCCCCTTCCGCCTCCACGGCGACCCCGTCGTCGCTGCATGCGCCGCCGCTGGATGTGACTATTTGGACATCTCCGGCGAGCCGGAGTTCATGGAGCGGATGGAGGCGAAGTACCACGACAGGGCTGCAGAATCGGGGGCGCTGGTGGTGTCGGCGTGCGGGTTCGATTCGGTGCCGGCGGAGCTAGGGTTGATGTTCAATTCGAGGCAGTGGGTGGCGCCGGCGGTGGTGAACAGCGTGGAGGCGTACGTGAGCTTGGAATCGGAGAAGAGGATCGTCGGGAACTTCGCCACGTACGAGTCGGCGGTTCTCGGTGTTGCGAACGCGAAGCAGTTGCAGCAGCTGAGGAGGTCAAGGCCAAGAAGAGCTAGGCCTGCG ATTGCTGGCCCTCCTCCTTCCAAAGGATCAACTATAGAACACCAGAAGAAAGTTGGCCTTTGGGCAGTAAAGCTACCTTCAGCAGATGCAATAGTTGTCCGAAGAACTCTGTCCACTCTAACAGAAAACCCCGGTGGCCTTCGGGGTGTGAACGAGAGTGCTGATGCAGTCACAAAAAGGGAAGCCTTCTGGTCATCCGTGAAGCCAGCTCATTTTGGTGTGAagataggctcaaaatctctgTTGGGCATTCTCCGGATCATTATGGTCGGAATCTTCATTGGTCTCTTAGGAAACACTGGTTTCGGAAGGTGGCTTCTCTTGACATTTCCTTCTGTTTTCTCCCTCGGTTGGTTTCGCAAGAAGGGTCCTTCCGAAGAGGAGGTGGAAAGTGCATCATTCAAGATGTGGTTTGTTGGAAAAGGTTTCAGCAATGAGAGTAATGCTTCACAGGGAAACACAAAACCAGACATGGAGGTAATAACAAGAGTATCTGGACCTGAGATTGGGTACGTAACCACACCAATAATTCTTGTTCAGTGTGCTCTCATAGTTCTCAGCCAAAGGAACAACCTATCAAAAGGAGGAGTCTATCCTCCAGGGATTGTGTTTGGTCCAACTGATCTTCAAGAAAAACTTGAGAAAAATGGAATGTCTTTTGATGTCATCTCAAAAAGCAGCATGTCTTCCTGA
- the LOC130976665 gene encoding pentatricopeptide repeat-containing protein At1g80880, mitochondrial: MALRLKASQLKRMANNVLLSQAFHQTLSSPSLSDSQCPAPPLPPPPVPFSFHFDGPQHPPPPQFLELLKKVATFSSQAEAATHLDHSGFEASKDLICCAIWALREQWKPALVAFNWGGKFHCFDEKVCNLMIWVLGTHSKFSTAWCIIRDMQRSSLSTRLAMLIMIDRYAAANNSAKAIQTFNFMEKFRLTPDQEAFHSLLNALCRHGNVEEAEEFMLVNKKLFPLETESFNIILNGWCTITCDVFEAKRVWREMSNYCITPDGVSYSHMISCFSKTGNLFDSLRLYDQMKKRGWIPGIMVYNSLVYVLTRENCLKEAVKFVDKLKEEGLQPNSATFNSMIQPLCEAGKLAEARIILNEMAKENVSPTIETYHAFFEGTDYQGTLEFLSRMKGSGLIPNEDSFLLILAKFFKLKQPVNALKIWMEMVAYGVVPNCMHYRTMVEGLVNCRWFIKARDFYEEMISNGCLQDPKLNKLFENEALDRGDKSKNTKTTRVNSDKSGGILRAIR; the protein is encoded by the exons ATGGCTCTGCGTCTAAAAGCTTCCCAATTAAAGCGAATGGCAAATAACGTGTTACTCTCTcaggcatttcatcaaacactttcATCGCCCTCCCTCTCTGACTCTCAATGCCCcgctcctcctcttcctccacCTCCCGTGCCATTCAGCTTCCACTTCGATGGCCCACAACATCCGCCTCCGCCTCAATTCCTCGAGTTGCTCAAAAAGGTCGCCACCTTTTCGTCGCAAGCAGAGGCAGCCACCCATCTCGACCACTCAGGTTTCGAAGCAAGTAAGGATTTGATATGCTGTGCAATTTGGGCGTTGAGGGAACAATGGAAGCCTGCACTTGTTGCCTTCAATTGGGGCGGCAAATTTCATTGCTTTGATGAGAAAGTTTGCAACTTGATGATATGGGTTCTGGGAACTCATTCAAAATTCTCCACTGCTTGGTGCATCATTCGAGATATGCAACGCTCTTCTCTCTCCACACGTCTTGCTATGCTTATTATGATTGACAG ATATGCAGCTGCTAATAACTCAGCCAAGGCCATTCAAACATTCAACTTTATGGAGAAATTCAGATTGACTCCTGACCAGGAAGCATTCCATTCTCTCTTGAATGCTCTTTGCAGACATGGGAATGTTGAAGAGGCTGAAGAGTTTATGCTTGTAAATAAGAAACTCTTCCCACTTGAAACTGAGAGCTTTAACATTATTCTTAATGGATGGTGTACCATAACATGTGATGTGTTTGAAGCAAAAAGAGTTTGGAGAGAAATGTCAAACTACTGCATTACTCCAGATGGTGTTTCATATAGCCACATGATTTCCTGCTTTTCAAAAACTGGGAATCTTTTTGACTCTCTTAGGCTCTATGATCAGATGAAGAAGAGGGGATGGATTCCTGGGATAATGGTTTACAATTCATTAGTGTATGTTTTAACTCGCGAAAATTGCTTGAAGGAAGCTGTAAAGTTTGTAGATAAGTTGAAAGAAGAAGGTTTGCAGCCAAACTCTGCCACCTTTAATTCCATGATACAACCTCTTTGTGAAGCTGGAAAGTTAGCAGAGGCAAGAATTATATTAAACGAAATGGCAAAAGAGAATGTCAGTCCAACCATTGAGACCTACCATGCATTTTTTGAGGGAACAGATTATCAAGGAACATTAGAATTTCTGAGCAGGATGAAAGGTTCTGGATTGATTCCAAATGAGGATTCCTTTCTTTTAATTCTGGCTAAGTTCTTCAAGTTGAAGCAACCGGTAAATGCACTGAAAATATGGATGGAAATGGTGGCATATGGTGTGGTGCCAAATTGTATGCATTACAGAACAATGGTAGAGGGGCTTGTAAACTGTAGGTGGTTCATCAAGGCCAGAGATTTCTATGAGGAGATGATTTCAAATGGATGTTTGCAAGATCCAAAGCTTAATAAGCTTTTTGAGAATGAAGCACTTGATCGTGGTGATAAGTCAAAGAATACTAAAACTACAAGGGTTAATAGTGATAAAAGTGGGGGAATTCTGAGAGCAATAAGATGA